AGTCCTATACGATGGGAAATCTGATCACGCAACGTTTTGAGCTCGGGCACAGCCAGATTATCATTGATGTAGGAGGAACGTATCTTTCGCTGATTTCTGCCCTGGATGGAAAATACTTTGAGTATGACCCGGAGGCTCCACTAAACCTGAATCCCTTCATTGTTGACCGGGTCAGAGCTGATCAGCTGGAAGATAAATCGCATCAGGGATATGAGCCCTATAAGCTTTCCGGAGATAAAATTAACTATCTGACAGCGCTTTTATCAGTCATCTGGAAAGGGTCAAAAGGGGATATCTCCCAGGCGGAACGGGCTATTTTCACCAAACTACTGCCCCTGTATTATGGGCATTACAATCAGGAGCTGCTGGAAAACCCGGCCAAAGAAGCTCCAAGCATCAAAGGGTTTTACCATTGGGTGGAAACCTTTGAACGGGAAGGGTCAGCTGACTATCTGCGGCTGAAGAATTCGTTTGACTTTAATGAATTTCTGGTGGTATTAGAGCCTTATGCCATTGGCAACTATGCCGATGTGTTAAACTCTTCTTCGCACGCAGATGTATCCGATCACCGGCTGATCTGTTTTGATATGGCCAAGATCAAAAAGAATCCGATGCTCTACCATGTGATTGCCCTTTTGATCACAGAGCTCGCCCTGGATGTAATCCGCAAGTATCCCGAGCAAAGAAAGTATTTCTACATGGATGAAGCCTGGTCAATGCTTTCAGACGGCATGGGGAATTTTGTCGAATCGATGTACCGCACAGTGAGGAAAAACAACGGGTCGATGTGTATCATCACCCAGGGGATTTCAGAGATTGTTAGTTCCAAAATCGGCCCGGCTATTTTGCAGAATGCAGCTACCTATGTGATTCTCAATCACAGTGATCAGACTGAAATCACCAAACTGGCCTCTCACCTGGGCCTGACCTCGCATGAAGTCGAGCTGATCCGTTCGATTCGGAAAAACGATGCAGAAGGCTGGCGGGAGCTGTTTATCAAACAGGGGGATTTTGCCAAAATCTATCTGATGGAAGTCTCTGTTAAGATCGACGCCATCCTGACCTCCAAGCCCGAAGAAAGGGATTATTTGCGAAGACTTCAAAAGCAGTTCAAGGGCAACATTCATTATGCGATCAATGAATATGTAGCCTGGAAAAAGGCTGGAAAACCCACTCCAAAAAAGCAGGAAATGAGGGAAAAACACGTAAATGAGCTGAATGTTGCTACACCACTAACTACTATACCATCAACTGCTGCAATATCAACGGCTACAATATCAACGGCTACAACAACTATGACAGAATCAAACCCACTTACAGGCAAAAGTAAAGAAGAAATCCGATGAACAACTGGGGACACATCAATCAGGCATTTTTAGACCTGGTCTTACTGCTTATGAATACAGTGCGTCAGAACTGTCTGTTTCTGGTACCCGCTTTTTTAGTGGCATCGCTTATCGTAGCCATCATGCGGGCCGTGTTTTCTTCCGGGCCTATGGTTGTCAATGGCGATTTTATGCTGCGGGGCATTATCATCTGGTGTATCCTTTTTAACTATGTCGAGCTGCTGGACCTAATCTCGGGTGGCATTGAAGGATTTCGCAATCTGATCCCGCAACCCGCCTCCATCCTGGAAGATCTGAATCAGTTTTCCAACCGGGCGCTGGCGATGAAAAAAGATGCAGACAATCCGAATATGTCAACCGGAGACAAAATAGCCGAGTATGCCAAAGGGATTTTTGATATCCAGTTTGGCATTACTTACTTTATCCGCTCAGCTATTGAAGAGGGAATTACGATGGTAATCCGCATTGCCCTTGAAAAAATACGGGCGATGCTGCTTGCCTTTCTGACTGTGGCAGGACCGTTATCACTGGCCATCTCAGTTTTTCCGGGCATGGAAAAAGTAGCCTCCCACTGGTTTCGGGGCTGGTTCTCGGTACACATGTGGTCTGTGACCCTGCGCATTCTGGATGCAATCATTCACAACTACAACCAGGCTGTGTTTTCTACCCTGTGGGAAAACGATCCATGGATGGTTGATTCGCTTATTGTGAACCTGGTTTGCATGCTGATGTATCTGATGGTACCGACCCTGACAGCTTACTTTATCGGACAGACCCTAACTGGTGGCTTTCTATCCAAACTGGCAGGAACGGCCAGTGCTGTACTAGGTGCTGCTTCCAGTATGGCCTCTTTTGGAGCAGGTGCAGCCAAAATAGGGGCAGGTACAGCCAAAGGAGCGAGCGCCGGAGGCGCTATGAATCTGGGCACTATCGGAGTTCCTCCTTCCGGAGGGGGTGGCTCGCCTGTTCTTACAGGGGGTGCCACTGCCAATCAGCTTAACTATGGAAATAGCCCGGCGGGCTTGTTAGGGGGCGGCTCACCTTCCCCTTTGCCCGGTGGAGGTGGTGGTTTTCCTCCCATGCTGTCTGGAGGTAACACCGCTATTCCCATCAGGCAGAAATCCCCTGCTCCCCAGCCCCGCATTAACACCTATTCACAATCAAACAGCAAGGTGGAATATACGCCTTATGAACTGGTGTAAGAATACAATGTAGAATAAGAATACGATGTAGAAAAGGCGGTAAGCATCCAAACATATGTAAGAATTCATTAACCATTTAAGTAAGAAAAAATGAAAGCTCCTGACTTTGATAAAACCCTGAAAACAACCCAGCGCATTGCCACTGTATCTTTACTCTTACTGGTAGTGAGCAATCTGCTCTGGTCGTTTATTTATTTCTCCGCTAAAAGAAAAGGAGAAGAGCGTGTGTATGTTGTCTCGGATAATACCACCCTGGCTGCCAGTTTGGCTTCCAACTACAAGCCAACCATCTACGAAGGCAAAAACCATGTTCGCAATTTTATGACGCTGATGCATTCGCACGATGCGTCCAACTATGCAGACCGGATCAATGCAGCCTTAAAGCTGATTGATAAACAGGTAGGCGCAAGGCTGTATAATAAAATGAAGCAGGGAGGCATCTTAGAGCACTATACCCGCTTTAACTCCCGTACCGAGATGGAAATCGATTCGGTCAATATTAACATGAGTGTAGAACCCTATAAAGGAGCTATTTATGCCCGTCAGAAGTATTTGTATGACAATGAGTCTGAGATTATACCTATTGCCGCTGACTTTGATATGATCCGCACGCACCGCAGTGATGCCAATCCGTTTGGCCTTCAGATCACCAACTTTGATTACAAGGCCTATAATCCACCTGTTGAAAAATAGAGGATGAGTGCTAAGATCTTCTCTCGAGAAGGTCTTAGCCTGTAAAAAGCTATCAAACCAGTAACAACTTATCAATTCAGCTACTTTCTACCTGAGTATACCATGAAAAAAGTAATTATAAGTATTCTGCATCTAAGTGTATTATGCCTGGTCTATCCTTCACATATGATGGCACAGAAAAAGACCTCTCAAAGCGTTCCTTCAAAAAATCAAATACAAACTCAATCTTCATCTACCCAATCTAAACAGATTCAGAAAGATCCCGTTAACTATGAATCATTAGATCATCGGGATGGCGATCAGATACCAGCTGCTGCAGGAACCTATATAGTGGATAGGAAAATGGAACAGGCTCGCTATCATTCTTATGACTCTGCAGGGTACGACACAGTATATGTATCTACAGAGATAACAACCTATCTGATTTTTCACGCCCCTGTTAAACTGCTTGATCTGGGTTCGAAAAACTTTGTGGGTAAGATTGAATCCAATAAGCTTTTGTTAAAGCCTGTCAGGGGATATGTCTCGCCTTCTGCTATGCTGATTGAAACAGAAGATGGTCAGATCTTTTTGCATTATATCGCCTATCAGCAAAGACCTAAACGCATTTTCTGGGATTACAGAAACCAACTCGCCAGTGGATACAGACCAAAGCCGGATCAGGCTGGGCAAACAGAAAAAGGACAGCCTGGTTTAGCACAGGGAAGCATAGCAGATAGAGTTGCAGCAAACGGGAACAGACAGGAGAGTAAAACGGAGGATGCCAGAACCATTTATACCTCCAAAATTGCCTATCTGAAAAAACAACGTCGACATAAGCTGTTCCGAAAAAAAGAGAACAGGATTGATCTGTGCATTACAGCCCTGGCAGTGGATAATACAGCAACGTATATGATCCTACAGGTAGGCAATCAAAGTTCCATTCCCTATAAACTCGATTATGTGAGCTTTGCCTATCAGGAAAAAAGAAAAAGAAAGACCCGGCGCAAAATCGTAGGAGAAGAAAATCAGGTACTACCACTTTTCTCTCAGACGGTGGAAATGATTAAGCCACAGGATCAGAATGAGCTCGCGTATGCGCTTCCTCTCTTTGCCAACACCCTGAAAGGGAAACTGGAAATCATCGTTCGTGAAGCGGACGGTAACCGGGTAGTGAAAGCCTATGTTCCAGCCAAAACGCTGGCAAAAACACTCTATATCCCAACCCTCTCTGCTATTACATCTTCCATCATTACTAACTCTTTCTCTTATGTCAGATAAAGAACAGGTAACCAAAGAACATATAACCAATTCTGAGAGTGACTCTCCTGAGTATTCTCAACAAGAGACACCCAATCCAAAATCTATGACTGAACAGACAACAGATGAATTTAGAGAGACTGAAACTGATGATGAAAATGACTGGAATGATAGCGAGCGGAATACGCACGGGCAGAATAATGATGCGAGCAAAAATAATATCTCAGAGCCCAACTATGGCTCACTAGTGAGTGGTGTATCAGCGAGTAAAGCAGGTGCAACCGCTCAATCTCCTGTAAAGACTTCCTCTTCCCTTTCTCAGACAACTCAAAAACAGGAGAAAGCTACTGGATTACCGCTTGGAAATAAAAGTAAAAAAGAAGGCGCTCCTACTACAAACTTTTTCAAAAAAGTGCCCCTAACTGAAAGGCTGAATAAAATGGATAAGAGAAACAAAGCTAAAATCCGTAAAACGAAACTGCTTATCTATGGGATAGGAGCACTGACTCTTGTTTTACTGGCTGGTTATTTTACCCAGAAGATCCGGAGCATGGTAGCGGCCTCGACAACCGGCATTCGGACTCCTGATCGGCATGTCCGACTGGATAGCACTTCTACCAAGCTTGATTCACAGTCTCGCATCTACGAGACTGAGGAAAAAAACCGCTATCAGGATTCGCTTCGTCAGGCGATGGATGATGCTGCACTCGGCCATATTGTAATGGACTGGCAAAGACTCTATGATATAAGAGATAAAAAGAAAAAGGATCAGCAGACAGAACAGCCAAATGAACTTTCACAGAACGGTTCCCTTTCTGAGATGGATACGCTTTCACTATTGATCAGCTCATTATCCCCTCAGAGCGACTCTGTTCGTAGTATAAAAGAAGGAGAAGGAAGTATCTATGATCGGAACAGGGCAATGCTCTCAGCCAATGAATCCAAATCCGAAAAAAACAATGCTTCAATGCCTAACGCTGTTAAATCTTCCTCTGAGAGTACACGAATCTCGCATCCTAAGATTGCTAGCGTAACGGACAAAGGAGCGCCTGTCTCTAAAAGATCTGCTTCTTATAGAAGTAATCAGACAACAAGAAGCGAAACGGCCTATCAGGGAAACAAATCAGACAATAACCCTTTTAATACCATTTCAGCTGCTTCTGATCAAACCGATCAAAACTTAAGCCGTAACTCGGTCTCCAAAACAAAAAAAAGAGCTGTATCAAACGCTAAAGCGGAGAAAGAGATAGCAGAGAAAGATGTAGCTGAAAATGTAATTGTGCGAGCTGTAGTACATGGAAACCATAAAGTCAAGTCAGGTTCCAAGGTGGCCTTTCGCTTGCTGGAAGGGATAAACTGGGAAGGAATGTATTTTGAAAAAAACACGATTCTGATTGGTATGGCTGATTTTGGAAATGGAAGAATTAGCTTTTCCAACTTCCGTTCCAAATCCCTTTCTGCCTCCACCTCAGCATCAGTTCATTCGGTTGCACTTCCAATTAATTGTTATGATACCGATATGATTGCCGGCATCTCGGTTCAGGATCAGTCTGCTGTGGAGACAGAAGCTCGTCGGGCGGGTTCTTCTGCGGTTTCGGATGCTGCCAATGATTTGAGTTATAACATTCCCTATGGGGCTGTTGCCCGTGCAGCTTCCACGCTGACAAGAGGGGTTTCGGGTGGAAAAAAACGAAACCGGGAAATGTATATTGATCTGGCCGATAACTATCCGGTTTTGCTGGAATTAGTCCCTTCCAACTAAAGAATTATTCAATCACAGATAGCCCTAGATTACAAGCTTTCTGTGATTGAGCTATCTGTGATTGAATAGTATAAACACTAATCTAAAAATGCCATGAAAAAAATTCTCATGTCCGCTCTATTAGTAGGAGCCTTGGTGTTTCCTGCAGTGCCTTCTCAGGCAACCGGCTTTCCCGTTACCGATATTCCCCGTCTGATCTTTGAGTACATCCAGAATAAGGTGCTCATGGAAAAAGATGAAAAAGTACAAAAACAGAAGCTGGAAAAACTGCTGCAAACCCTGAAGGAAGTAAAACAGATCCGCGCCCGTCAGACCGAGCAGCTTGATATGGATGTCGATATTGATCAGGAGCTCTGGAAAGTGCGTCAGTATAAAGAGCTGTCTATGTCGGATTTGCGCAGACTGGCCGAAAAGATCATTCGTGTATCCACTGCCCTGTATGCCAATGATCTGCCCACCCTGACTGAGTATCATCTTCTAAAGCAGGCCGTACCAGGTATTCAATCCTCTAATCAGATGTATGAGTTTCTGCAGGGCGGAACCTCTGCCTATGCAGTGGCCACAGGATTAGCCGCCAGGGATTATAGTGAAAACATGGTTATGCTATCGGATCAGAGAGCCAAACAGTATGCTCTTGAGATAGAAAGTTCACAGCGCGCCATGCATACGGCCATGACCTATCAGCAGGTTTCTACCGAACTGGCCGATCAGGCAATGGATCTGTCGGCCAAAATAAGCAAGGATGGATCGTGGAATATGTTTGGAATCGGCAATATTCTTTCAGATCTGAATGAAATCCTCAGCGGCGATGTCCTGGGAGATGGGAATGGGCTGGAAGGAATACTCAATAACCTGGGAGGTAAACTCACAGAGCAGGTAGAGGATCTGGGCAAAAAGATCAAAAAAGAAACCGGGATGAATGATAGTTTTATTGACAAGATTTTGGGAGGCGGAAAGAATGATGTAAGTAATAAGATCATGGATAAAGTAACTTCCAATATCGAAGGTTTGGATGCCTTGAGTGGTATTTTATCCCTTTTCTCAGGAGTAGTCAATAATCTGAGTCAGATTCCCAGTTATACCACCCGTATCGAAAAAGAAGGTTTGAAAATGACTACCGGAGAGCGGATCGAAGCGCAGGCAGCAGCGCTTGACAATATGGAAAGGTCTTTTGATCTCCAGCTTCAGGCCGATCAGATGATTATCGAAGCCTCTAATAAAAGTCAGACGATGGAAAGGCTTGATGCCGCCTATCAGAACGCACTGGTTCGCAAAGAGCTTACCAGAATGAGTGTTGAGTAAAACGCAATAAAATACTTTAGCTAATTAGTGAGAGATGAAAAAGAAACTAAAATATTTCCTTTTGAGTGCTTTCCTGACAGGAATCTTCTCTTCAGCACATGCACAGATACCGGTTGTAGATGCATTAAGCAATAAGCAATTGGTCTCCGAAATTTTGAAGTGGGTGCAGGACTATGCCAAGCAGAAACTGCAGGATGCACGCCTTCAGAAGATTATGTCTGAAAATACCTCTACCCGTGAGAAGCTGGGAAAACTACTGGAACTAAAACAGCAGGTAGAAAAAGAATTGTATCTGGCAAAAGACTTTCGCAAGCTTCGGTTTTCAGATCTGACCAAGATCAGGCAACAAGTGTATGGCCTTGCCTCTACTGACAAGTATGTAACCGAAGTTCCCTATGTAGCTGAGTTTGTCTCTATTACTTCCCGCACAGCAACAGTAGACAATGCTAAACAGGCTTATAACTATTTGTTTGATGGTACAAGTGCTTACAGACCGGAGAATTCAGGTACTTTGAATGGGTTTGTGGCAAAAAATAAACAGCAGAAAGCAAAGCAGTATTCCCTTGCCATTGCAGCACAAAAGCGTAAGATGGCTGTAGCCATGTCTTACGAAAAACTCAGTGAAGAATACAAGCAGCTTGCCCAGGATCTGTCTGATCAGGTAGGAAAAGACGGAGAGCAGAAAATGTCTACCGGAGAGCGGATCAAAGCCCAGAAGCTGGCCAGTGATTATATGGTTAAATCGCTTGAAATGAAACACAAATTGGATCAACTTTTAAAGGAAGCCTCGCAGAAATCGGCTGTTGTGCAGCAGGTAGACAATGCCTATCAGGCATCGCTGGTTCGCAAAGAGCTTTCCAAAGTAATAGTTGAGTAGTGACTCTTTTCTCCACAGGCACTAACTCAGCTATTGTGGATAGTAAATAATTACTCAGCATTCTCAACTCAGTAAATCTCTACTCAGCAAAACCTTAAACGAAAAAGTCATGAAACCATTACCATCCATTTTGTCTCCATTGACTGCAGAGTCTTTCCTTCTACTATTTTTTCTTATCCTTTCATTTAGCTGCCAAAAGAACGATTCAGAGCCGGAGCCTCACTCGCAGATGAGCCTTACTGCAAAAATCAATGGAAAATCATGGACGGCAACCGAGTTTAGAGTCGATGAGGAAGATATTACAAGTCAGAATCCCTATTTAAGCATTTTAGCTACTGACAGTAGAGTCCTTAATCCATATACCTCACTTACACTTATTATTTATGAGTATAAAACACCAGGGGCTAAAATAACAGACCGATCTATTAACAGTATACATCAAACCTGTATTCTGGGAATTACTACTAATGGAGTATATAAAGATTATAGTGGTCCTGTCACATTTGAGCTTACCAGTGTTGAAAATGGAAACTATGAAGGCACATTTAAGGGTCAGATGTGTCATGAGTGCCAGGGAGATGCAAAGCTTTCTATTGAAGGCTCATTTAAAGTTAGAAAAGAAGAGCAGGCGCTAAAATAAACACGCTCTTAACTAGTGAAGAATCAACTTATTCTTCACTAGTTAAACTAATCATCAGTACTATCCAAAAATAAAGAACAAGGATCGGAACAATGTATGCGTTCGACCCTGACCATCTCTATTTACAAAAACAAGGTATTATATTTAGTCTTGCAAACAAACACGGTATTGCTCGGACGCTTACGTTGCATTAGTGCGACTTAGTACTCTAACACTGATATACTTATTTTCTTTTTTACATCTACTTCAAAACCTGACTTCTCCCAATCATTTAAGTATTTATGAGTTAATATAGTATTCACTCAAGATTCAAGAAGATTCAAATTGAATCATGTACCAGATCAATAAACTGAGTCAATATTTACTCCTCGAAATACTTAAATGATCGATAGAATATCAAACTGCTTAAGCCATCTACTCATCAAGCCATCACCTCATGGTAAAGAGTAATAAAATAGGCAGGGTAAAAATCCACAAACGTGCATTTGTTGATCTTTACCCTGTTGTTTTTTACCTTTGCAAACAAGACAAACTGTCAGGTTTCTGTCTTTTTTATCCTTACAATCATATAGCTATCCTATTTTCTATATAACTTCTCTATAAAACTAGTACGGAAGTCAACCTTCATTTAATCATGTCAACATTCATTTCTTACTAGCGGGTCTCAACGCAGAAACAGGGCCGCTCCGGTTTAGGGCTTGATGCCCAAAGAGCGGATGTGGAAAGATACATTGCTGGTAAGGGCGAGCTAATCGCTGAGTTTACCGAAATCGAAAGTGGCCGAAAGAATAACCGTCAACAGCTTCACAATGCCATTGAGAAAGCCAGAAAAACGGGATCAACCCTGATTGTTGCCAAGTTAGATCGTCTCAGTCAGGATGCTGCCTTTACCATTCAGCTCTCCAATAGTTCGGTAAACTTTGTTTGTGTCGATAATCCCCATATCAATAAAATGACCATTGGTATTTTAGCGCTCGTCAATCAGGAAGAAGCCGAAAGGATCAGTTTACGGACAAAAGCCGCCTTAAGGGAAAAGAAGAAAAAAATTGAAATGGGAATTTATACTAATTCACACACAGATCCACTCACTGGAGAACGAAGGTAATGAAGCCTGATAAAAATGGGAACTATCGACTCGGTAGTCCTCAGGGATTTACTGCTGATATTACCCAGGCAGGAATGATGGCAGCTAAAGAAAAAGCACATGCAAATGAAAATACCAAACGTACCAAGCATGTCATTCGGGACACACTCAAAGAGAACCCTGATGCTTCATTAACCTTTTTGGCAGAGCGCTTAAATACGTATGGAATACCTACCAGTAGAGGAAAACGCTTTAACAAGTTCAATGTAGCCTATTTTAGAAAGCTTGTCAAAGAAGAGATGAGTGTAAAAAACGAATGAGTTTTCTGATTCATACCTCTTACTATTTTCAAACTAGTTGAGATGGAAATGAATCGAAGATGATTTAATCTCAAGTTTTCAATACCACCGATTTTTCAATAGTTCTGAGAAGAAGCGACTCCGCTGTGAAAGACTCCGCTGTGATTTACCCAGTCCTACATTTGGGTGGAGTCGCAAACGATCAACATTTATACTAATTTCTTCTTTAGTCTTGGGAAAGTGTGGTGGTTATATGCAAATATATAATCAGTCATACTTCCCAAGACAAAGTCGTTCAATATATTGTTTTCGACCATTTTTTTAATGCGGGCTTAAAAAAATTAATATAAAAATCAGAATATTCACTACAAATGAATGCAGAGAATAGATTTCAAATGAATGCGTTTTTTCTTCGGTTAGCTGTTGTCCAAACCTGATAATCTTTATAACATTTCCACTCTGATCAAAAACAGTTGTGTAACTGGCGCTTAGCCATCCCCATGTACCCCAGGCAGATCACTGGGTTCTTTTACCGATTCCGCAAAGTCAGATTGATGCCAACAAAACTTTAGCTCAGAATCCAGGGTAGTAACAACATCCAGGGAAGTAACTGTGTCTGCGATCCATACCCAACTGCGTGGATCGTTTTTTCGTATTGACAGGCAAGTGGTCATTTTAAAAGGATGTTTTTCTAACTCATTATTGTCAGATAACCTCTGCTATTACTCTCAATTGTTACTCTCTGTTGCAATTCTGTCTTTCCTGGCTTTATATTGTGATTTATACATGGAGCACACTCTCATTTCAAATTTATTGTTTTTTTCAGCCAGATAGACTATCCGTTCAACTGGTAGAAAACTATCTACCAGCAGTAAGCAATCCGATTATATCCGGCTATTTTCAGACCCATATAAAAAAATTGGCGATATCTTTACCTGTATTTCACTACAGATGGGAACGAAGAATATATGGTTCTTTCCAAGTTTGGTTCTCCAAATCTTGATTAACTGGACACCGCAATAGGGCAACCAGCCCACTCCACCAAAGGATAGAATTTCATACATTCTTTTTGGCTTCACAATAAAGTCTCCCTACCACCAATTGTTTTGAAAAAAAACATAACAAGCTAACAGCGAATGCATTAACAAAATTATATAGAATAATTCTAAATAAAATTTGACAAAAACGAGAATGCTTCGTAAGATTACACTCAGTTAAGAATGATTCTAAATAAAGGGCATTTATTTGTAATAGGTATGTTTCGAATGTTACTAATAACTCACATATTATCTATTTGTTATTTGCCTTCCAGCCTTAAAGCGCAGTCCAAAATGCATAACAACACAGGTGTATTAAAAGGAAAGGTAACATCTGAGTCGGGAAAGGCTTTGGAAGGAATATCTATCCGCTTGGAGGGAACGAAACTGGGAAGTACTACTAATACAATGGGTGAGTTTGTTATATATACTATTCCACCAAACATATACTCTGTTATTGTCTCAGGGATTGGGTATCATACCTGGAAACAGATTGTCAGAATAAAGGATGGAGAAGTACATTCTACAAACATTGTGCTTTCAGAGGTAACGCATACTATTGACGAAGTGGAGGTCAAAGCCAATAAAGCAGATGCACCTATACAAGCTGAAAACCTGGCTACCCAACTTCCGTTACCTGTGACAGTTATTACTCGTAAGACCATTGAGATGATGGGCAGCCGTCGCCTGGATGAAATCCTGAAAGAGCAAACTGGTTTGGCAGTTGTTAACGATGTCGGTTCAGGATCCAGAGCAGTAGGACTA
This genomic stretch from Xanthocytophaga agilis harbors:
- a CDS encoding type IV secretion system protein VirB4, which translates into the protein MIHHFYNRQSLSHKSYLFVSLGEPSQPPSNPVNTLFAFGKAFLNSSPFKGIEERMLVLNRVGREFASSLALEGIRIKLLSNEDLKCVCRMYFNLEFSPVPQSLERPLKVAENYCVLGEKKVNVISLQNQPGQIFPSVYNYTGVASPFVYPLTHYLQLPHILSVTITVSDTDKTLKKLDDENKRNRFLDFLTTQDNIKKTEEITDFTHEIRTYNKNTVETSVCVIVWETDDTIRGEYCQGVAKAFQMMGGATALIETVDSANLYVSSSPGNSYHNYRKLLMSGDNASMYMNLITNYNHLTKGDEILCDRFRNPLRVKLFNTDLNNQNQLTIGPSGSGKSYTMGNLITQRFELGHSQIIIDVGGTYLSLISALDGKYFEYDPEAPLNLNPFIVDRVRADQLEDKSHQGYEPYKLSGDKINYLTALLSVIWKGSKGDISQAERAIFTKLLPLYYGHYNQELLENPAKEAPSIKGFYHWVETFEREGSADYLRLKNSFDFNEFLVVLEPYAIGNYADVLNSSSHADVSDHRLICFDMAKIKKNPMLYHVIALLITELALDVIRKYPEQRKYFYMDEAWSMLSDGMGNFVESMYRTVRKNNGSMCIITQGISEIVSSKIGPAILQNAATYVILNHSDQTEITKLASHLGLTSHEVELIRSIRKNDAEGWRELFIKQGDFAKIYLMEVSVKIDAILTSKPEERDYLRRLQKQFKGNIHYAINEYVAWKKAGKPTPKKQEMREKHVNELNVATPLTTIPSTAAISTATISTATTTMTESNPLTGKSKEEIR
- a CDS encoding DUF4138 domain-containing protein — its product is MKKVIISILHLSVLCLVYPSHMMAQKKTSQSVPSKNQIQTQSSSTQSKQIQKDPVNYESLDHRDGDQIPAAAGTYIVDRKMEQARYHSYDSAGYDTVYVSTEITTYLIFHAPVKLLDLGSKNFVGKIESNKLLLKPVRGYVSPSAMLIETEDGQIFLHYIAYQQRPKRIFWDYRNQLASGYRPKPDQAGQTEKGQPGLAQGSIADRVAANGNRQESKTEDARTIYTSKIAYLKKQRRHKLFRKKENRIDLCITALAVDNTATYMILQVGNQSSIPYKLDYVSFAYQEKRKRKTRRKIVGEENQVLPLFSQTVEMIKPQDQNELAYALPLFANTLKGKLEIIVREADGNRVVKAYVPAKTLAKTLYIPTLSAITSSIITNSFSYVR
- the traM gene encoding conjugative transposon protein TraM, whose protein sequence is MSDKEQVTKEHITNSESDSPEYSQQETPNPKSMTEQTTDEFRETETDDENDWNDSERNTHGQNNDASKNNISEPNYGSLVSGVSASKAGATAQSPVKTSSSLSQTTQKQEKATGLPLGNKSKKEGAPTTNFFKKVPLTERLNKMDKRNKAKIRKTKLLIYGIGALTLVLLAGYFTQKIRSMVAASTTGIRTPDRHVRLDSTSTKLDSQSRIYETEEKNRYQDSLRQAMDDAALGHIVMDWQRLYDIRDKKKKDQQTEQPNELSQNGSLSEMDTLSLLISSLSPQSDSVRSIKEGEGSIYDRNRAMLSANESKSEKNNASMPNAVKSSSESTRISHPKIASVTDKGAPVSKRSASYRSNQTTRSETAYQGNKSDNNPFNTISAASDQTDQNLSRNSVSKTKKRAVSNAKAEKEIAEKDVAENVIVRAVVHGNHKVKSGSKVAFRLLEGINWEGMYFEKNTILIGMADFGNGRISFSNFRSKSLSASTSASVHSVALPINCYDTDMIAGISVQDQSAVETEARRAGSSAVSDAANDLSYNIPYGAVARAASTLTRGVSGGKKRNREMYIDLADNYPVLLELVPSN